The genomic interval GCGCCCCGCCGCCGAGCCCAATCTGTACCGCCGGAGTCCAGTTCCCGCGGCGGCGCCCTTCGATGTCCATCACGACCGTCGCGTAGGGCCGCACCCGTTCTCCATCGATGACCGGCACCGAGAGGCCGCCGCCGAGTGAGAATCCGATCGGCGACTCGCGCAGCGGGTCGAGGGTGAATCGGGCGATTCCGTCGACGCGGCCACTCGCGTGCGCGACGCCATCACGCCACGTGGTACCCGCCGCCCCGTCGAGCGCCATCCGCACATAGATGCCGACCGGCATCGACCAGCCGGCGCCGCCCTGCAGCGTGTTGCCGCGGCCATTGATGTAGTCGATCCGGTATTCGGCGTGCGGTTGCGGCAAGTTCTGCGCGCGCACCGTCGCCGTTCCCGTAACGGCCAGGGCGGCAGCCCATATGAGTTCTCTCATTGCGCGCGCTCGCGCCACAGCGCGTAGGTGTAGTCCACGATCGAATACAGCGACGACAGGCCGACGAGCCAGAGACATGCGGTGATCCACCCCGGAAAGCGCAGCAGCGCGATGAACGCGATCATCTGGAGCGCCGTGACGACCTTGCCCGAAAAGCGCGCCCGAAACTGTACCGGCTTGAGCCACCTCACCACGCGTGCGACGAGAAATCCGACGGCCGTCATCAGGTCGCGCGAGATCATGACGAAGTAGCCGATGGTCGACAGCTCGCCCTCGAACAGGAACGTCGAAACGGCGACGAGCGCGAAGACGCGGTCGGCGAATGGATCGATCAACGCGCCCCAGCGCGACGTCACTCGCGCACGGCGCGCGATGAACCCGTCAAGGAAGTCGGTCGCCGCGGCGACGGCCACGAGCGTGAGACGCGCATCGGTTCCGTGGACCAGCACGAACGCCACAGCCAGGACGACTCGCGAGAACGAGATGGCGTTCGGCAGCGCGCGCAGGGCGGAGACCATCTCCAATCCTAACGGAGCGCCGCGAACGCTTGCCAGCGCGCACGGGCGGGCACTAGCTTCGGCATTCCCAGGAGACACCATGGCAGAAGTCGCCGAGTTGCTGAAAAAGGTGGCGATTTTCAAAGATCTGGATGACGAGGAGCTCGCCCAGGTCGCCGAAGTGTGCAAAGAAGAGAAGTTCGTCTCGGGGGAATTCATCTTTCGTGAAGGGGAGCACGGCAACCGGCTCTACCTCATCGTCGAAGGGGACGTGCGCATCAGTCGCGACGTGCCCGGCAGCGGCGAAGAAGCGCTCGCGGTGCTCAAGCCGGGCGCGCTCTTCGGCGAGATGGCCGTGTTCGACCGCAGCGAACGTTCGACGCACGCGATCTCCAACGGCGGCACGACGTGCCTGACGATCACGCGCGCGGATTTCGAGATGCTGCTCGACTTCAATCGCGAGATGGCCCACAAGGTTCTGTGGGCCTGCGTGCGGCTGCTCTCCTCGCGCCTGCGCTCGACGAACGACTCGCTGCGATCGTTCCTGGCGATGTCGATGTTCTGAACCGCGTCCCGAAGGGGACAAAGGGGAGCTCACACTACGATGCTCAGATCAACTCATGCCCAGGTATTGATCGCCGGGGCGCTTTTGGCGGCCTGCGGCGCGCGGGCGACGGTTGCGACACCGATTGCCTCGGGGCCGCCGCCGGTCGTCGAGACGGTCACCTTCGCGCGCGGATTGGACGAAACTGCGGGCCTCACGCGCGACTCGGCGCTTGCCGCCGCGCTCGCCGACGTCAGTCCGGCCCGCATCCGCAACACCGACTCGATGCTCGTGTCGTTCGGCACGCGCAACACGTTCTCCGATACGATGTCGACGACCCGCGGCATCGGCGCGGCGCGGCGGTGGATCTACTCCGAGCTCTCACAGTATTCGCGCGCCTGCAACGGCTGCCTCAAAGTGGAATACTTCGGCCAGGTGCAGCAGGTGCGACGCGTCGCGGGACGCGATACGACATTCATCCCCGCCAACATCGTGGACGTGCTCGCGTGGCTGCCCGGCCGCGACACCTCGCGCGTGATCGTGATGAGCGGCCACTACGACTCGTGCGTGTGCGCGCAACCCGGCGGCTCGTTCGACTCCACGTCGACGGCGCCGGGCGCTGATGATGACGGCTCGGGATCGTCGGCCGTGATCGAGCTGGCGCGAGTATTCTCGAAACACTTTCCGCGCGGGCTCGACGCTTCGATCGTCCTCGTCACCGTCGCCGCGGAGGAACAAGGGCTTCTTGGCGCGCAGCAGCTCGAGCGGCGGCTGCACGAACAGGGCTACAAGATCGTCGCGGGGATGACCGACGACATCGTCGGCAACGTGACGACGGAAGACGGCACCACCGATTCGACGTCGATGCGCATTTTTGCCGCCGACCCCGACAACTCGCCGAGCCGGGAGCTGGGGCGCTATGCGTGGGCGCTCGACCGGGTGTACATGCCGAGTTTCGAGGTGGTGCCGGTGTGGCGGCTCGACCGCATTCAGCGCGGCGGCGATCACGAACCGTACGTCATGGCCGGCGACGCCGGGCTGCGCTTCACCGAACGATTAGAGAACTATAATCGCCAGCATCTTCCCACCGACGTCTTTTCGCACGTGAATTTCGGCTATGTGGCGAACCTCGCGCGGGTGAACGCGGCGACGGTGGGATCGCTCGCCGCGGCGCCGGCGACCCCGGCGAATGCGCGGGCCGTTCGGCAGGGTCGCGCGGGCCCGGACCCGGCAGGCACCACGAGCGCGGCCTCGGCCACCGGCGGGCAGGCGTGGACGATCAGCTGGGACCCGTCACCCGGCGCGGTGAATTACGAGCTTCTCGTGCGGCGCACCACCTGGCCGCAGTGGCAGGACGTCGTTCCGCTCGGCAACATCACCCGCTGCACGCTGCGCCGTCAGCTCGACGACGAATGGGCCGGTGTGCGGGCCGTAAGTGCGACCGGCGCGCGGTCGATGGCGGCGTCGATGCCCGCGCCAAATCCGCCGCGCGGAACACCGCGTCCGCCAACACCGCGGGCGCCCGCTGGTCCGCCGCCGCCGGTCTGCGGCGGATGAGCGACGGAGAAATGTGAATTCGCATTCACATTTGACCGCCGAGTTCATCGGCGTTCCGGTCGAGCAGCTGCGCGACAGCGCACTGCTCGGCGGATTGCTCATCGCCGCGGCCAGCGCCGCGGGGTTCAGCCTGAGCGGCGTGCCGACCGTCCGGGAGCATAATACAGGCGGTGTCTCGGCGATGGTGCTGCTCGATCACGGCCATCTCGCGGTGCACGCGCTTCCGGAACGGCAGACTCTGCTGTTCGACGCGGTCGCGCCAGCTTCGCACGACTTTCGCAAAGCCCTTGAAGTCCTGTCGCGCCGGCTCACGGCGCGCGACGTCAAGACGGATACCCGCGGACGCGGATGAAAAATTTGTTCGCCCCGGCGCACCTCGCGCTGATGGTCATCATACTGATCTGGGACATCGTGCTGGCGGGGCGCATCGCTCAAAAAGCCCAAGCGCCCCGGTTTCTCCAATCCGTTTCGGGAATGGCGGCGTTGATGCTGCTTCCCGGCCTGTTTCTGACGCTTGCGACGTCCACGATCATCACGGGACGAGCGGTGGTGGAAATGGACTGGGTGTGGCCCGCCGTCCTCGTGCTGTTCGCGATTCAGGCGACATACGCCTTGGTGCGCGGGCTCGTGAACGTCGCGTGGGGCGTGTTCATCGCGATTTACGACATCCTGATCGCGACGGTCGGCGTCGTGCGGTACCTCGTGGCGCACGGACATTCGCCAATCGAGCCGCTGGTGGCGCTGCTCGCGGCGCAGAGTCTCGCGATGGTCTTCGCGACGGGCACGTCGAGTGTGCTCGCGTCGCCATTTTTTCTGAACATGCCGATGGTGTCGCCGGCGTTCCCGGCGCTTCGAAAGCTCACGGCAACGTTCCGATTGATCATGACGGCGTACGCGCTGATGTGGACGGGCTTCATCATCTTCGTCGGCATGCCGCGCGCGGTGGTGCAGTTGCGCAACTACGAGCTGCATCGGCACGATCAGCTCCGCGAGCGTCCCGACGCCGACTTCGCGGTCGGCCTCAAGATTCTTCCCGACGCGAAGGGGCCGCCCCCACCGCCGGCGATTCACAGCGACTCCGCGCTCGTCGATACGCTCGACGTGGACGCAATCGCCGTCGTCGTGGTACCGGGCGCAACCAAGCTCGCGCTCGATTCGCTCGCGAAGGTCATCGATCCGGCGCGGCGCGACAGCAGTCCGCTCATCGTCGCGATCGGCTATCGCGGCACGCTCTTGCCGGAGCTCGGGAAGACCAAGTTGAACACCGCGGAACGCATCGCGACGATGCGTCGCGCGATCGCGCAGTTGCATCCGGACATCATTCTTCCCGCGGAAGACCCGTACGGCTCCGGCGAACGCGCCGTCGGCACGCTCACGCCGGAACAGTGGGAGTCGTATCTCACGGATGCGGCGCGCGTCGCGAAGAGTATGGATCGCAAGATTCGCGTGGGTGTCGCGGCCTCGAAGTATTCGTCGGCCGACAGCGCGCTCTATGCGTGGGCCGCGTCGCCGTCATCGCCGATCGACATCGTCGGCTTCTCGCTCTTCCCAACGCCGTATGTCGGCGGCGGCGTGCAAGCCGACACGCGCACGGCGGATCGCTGGATGCGTGCCATGCCGCCAAAGAAAGAACACTGGGTGTTCGCGACGGGCGGCTATCCACTCGCCTACGGCGAGCGAAGCCAGACGAACGCGGTGTGGGAAGTCATGTCGTGGGCCACCGACCATCCGGCGATCAAGGGGTTGATCGTGTACGAAGCGGGCGACTACGGCCAGGCGCGTGGACTGCGCGCACCGAACGGCAGACTGCGGCCCGTCGCCGGTTTCGTCATGCGTGCGATACGTGCGCTGAGAGAGTCGGCGCGGTAGCTTTTCGCGCCATGCAACGGCGCGATTTTCTCATCGATCTCACTCGCATCGCCGCGCTCGCGGCGATCGTTCCGAACGACTGGCGCGTGGTGCATCGCCCGCGCTTCGCCGACGATCCATTCGCGCTTGGGCTCGCGTCGGGCGATCCCTCGCCCGCCGGCGCGATGCTCTGGACGCGCCTCGCGCCCCGTCCGCTCGACCCGCACGGCGGAATGAACGGCTCCCGAGCGGCGGTGACGTGGGAAGTCGCGGACGACGAGGGTTTCACGAAGATCGTTCAGCAAGGGCGCGCGACGGCTGTGCCGGAGCTCGCGTACAGCGTGCACGTGGACGTGAAGGGACTCGCGCCCGATCGGTGGTACTACTATCGCTTTCATTCGGGACAAGCGACGAGCGGCGTCGGACGGGTCCGCACCGCGCCGGCCGAGGGCGCGCAAACACCGCTGAGACTCGCGTTCGCATCGTGCCAGCATTACGAGCAAGGCTTCTACACTGCGCAGCAACATCTCGCGAACGAAGAGATCGACGCCGTCGCGTTCCTTGGCGACTATATCTATGAGTACGGGCCAAACACCGCGAATCCGCGACTGCATGCAACCGCGGAGGTCATGGACCTGGAGGGGTATCGCGGGCGGTACGCGCAGTACAAATCCGATCCGGCGCTGCAGGCGGCGCATGCGGCGTTTCCGTGGCTGCTGATCACCGACGATCACGAAGTCGACAACAACTACGCAGGTCTCGTGAGCGAGAACGAGATGGAATCCACGGAGTGGATGCACGCGCGCCGCGCCGCCGCATATCAAGCGTGGTGGGAGCATCAACCCGTGCGCGTACCGCACTCCAACTCGTGGGCCGATCTCGTACAGATGCGTCGTCTCGACTGGGGCGCGCTGGCGCGGATTCATCTGCTCGACGGCCGGCAGTATCGCAGCGATCAGCCCTGCGGTGACGGCGATCAAGCAGTTCCGTGCGGCGACTGGGCTGACCCCAAGCACACGATGTTCGGTCCCGATCAGGAGAAGTGGTTGAGCAGCGGACTGGCGAGCTCGCGCGCGCACTGGCAGATCCTCGCCAACCAGGTGATGTTCGCGCCCTTCGACCTCACCGCCGGGCCGACGCGCACGTATCACATGGATTCGTGGGGCGGCTATCCCGCGGCGGCCGATCGTCTACTCGATTCGATCGGCAAATACGCGCGCAATCGCACGGTGCTGATCAGCGGCGACATTCACTCCAACTGGGTGAATGAGATTCACGCGCGCTTCACGCGCGATGAGACGCCGATCGTCGCGGCGGAGTTCGTGGGCACGAGCTTTACGTCAGGCGGCGACGGGAGCGATCGCAACGCCGCCGTCGGCGCGCTCGCCGCGGAGAACCCGCATCTCAAGTGGCAGAACAATCGCCGCGGCTACGTCGTCTGCCGGTTCGACGGCGACGTGTGCGAAGCGGATTACCGCATCGTGCCGTACGTGAGCAAACCCGGCGCCCCGATTCAGACCGCGACGCGATGGAAAACGGAGCATGGAAAGGCGGGGATTACACAACTTTGAAGTCATGTCGTCCTGAGCGGAGCGAAGGACCCCTATCACAACAGAGCGCTCTCCTCGGAGTCAAGGGATCCTTCGCTACGCTGTGCTTCGCTCAGGATGACAGCCGGGGCTTACACCGCCTTTCCCGTCCCCCGCACCACGCCTTCAACGCGCCGCGACTGATCGAAGCAGTGCTCGGCCATGGCGCGTATCGATTCCGCCGTCACGGCGCGAACGTTCGCGTCGAACGTGGTGAGCTCGCTCAGCGAACCGAACAAAAACGCATCCACCATGTCCGCCAGCACAGCACCGCCGCTCTGCTGCCGAATTGCGTGCGAACCGATCGCGTACGTCTTTGCGCGATTCAACTCGTCGGCTGTCACGGGTTCTTCGCGCAACCGGCGGAACTCGGTGAGCAGCCCCTGGCGCGCGGCATCCTCCTGCTCGGGGTTCGTGGCGATGTATGCCCCGAAGGTGCCGGCGAGTCTCCGCTCCATCGCGAACGCATGCACGGTGTAGCACAGCGAGCGTTTGTCGCGCAGCTCATCGAAGAAACGGCCGCCGAGTCCACTGGCGACGCTCGCGATCATGCCCGCCGCGAAGCGCGAGTCATCGTTGCGCGCCGGACCGGGAAAGAGCATCGCGAGCGCGGTCTGCGCGCGGTCGCGCGGCTCGACGATGCTCGTGAGCGTGTTTGGCCAGCGAGGGGCGGCCAACGTGCGGGGCGGCGTGTAGCGAATGTCGGCGAACGCGCGCGCGGCGATCTGCGCGAGCTCGTCCGGATCGCCGTCGGCGACGAGGGCGATCGCCGACGCCGACTCGAGCGCGTGCGATGCGTGCCAGTCGCGCACCGCATCGACGGTGATCCGACGCAGCGTGTCTTCGGTGCCACTCGCCGGAGTGCCGTAGGGATGTCCGGCAAACGCCGCCTGCGTCGCGAGCCGCATGGGATAGCGGAACATGTCGTCGCGCATGGCGATGACGTCGGCGATGGCGATCGCGCGCTCGGTCTCGAGTGCATCGTCCTTGAACGTGGGATGCTGCACGACGTCCGCGAGGAGCTCGACGGCCGCAGCCGCCGAGTGCGTCGGAACCGAGATCGCCCATCCGAAACTCTCGGCGCCCGACGCGGCGCTCACGCTGCCGCCAAGCATCTCCGCTTCTTCCGCGATCTGAAGCGCATTGCGCGACGTCGTGCCTTTGGTCGCGGTACGAGCCATGAGACCCGTGAGGCCCGCGAGCTTCGCTGGTTCATCGCTCGCCCCGCCGATTGCATAGATGCCGACGTGCAGCAGCGGCGCGCCAGGCTTGCGACGGACGAGGATCGGCATGCCGTTTACTGTGCGATACACGCGGACGCCGGCTTCCTCACGCTCGAAGGCGGGACGCTGCGCCGCCGGCAGAATGTGCGGCTGATACGGCTTTGGCGGAGTCAGCTCGGGAGGGCGCGGCTCGCGATCGAGCAATTCTCTCATCTCATGCGCGCCGGTGCTGACCGGCGCCGAGCCGTTCGGGCGATAGACCACCACGCCCGCGTTGTCAGGATTGAGATACCGGTCGGCGGCGGCGATCAGATCGTCGCGCGTCGTGGTCATGAGCCGCTCGAAATAGCGATCGCCCATGCGCCAGTCGCCCAGTGCTTCCCACTCGGCGAGATAGTTGGCCTGTCCTTCCATGTCCTCGAAGCGCCGCACCCACTGCGATTCGTAGATCCGCTTTGCACGCTCGACCTCGAGCTCGCCCAGGTCGCCGTCGCGTACCGCGCGAAGCTGATCCCATGCGGCGCGGCCGGCGTCAGCCGCGGTCTCTGGCGGCGTTTCCGCGTGCACGACGAAGACGCCGATCTGCGTCGGCGTGTAGTTGTACGCCGTGATGGACGAGGCCAGACGACGCTCGCGCACGGCGCGGTAGAGGCGCGACGCGCGTCCGCTGCCGATGACGGCCGCCAGCAGATCGAGGGCGGGCGTATCGGGACGCGTCGTACCGGGCGTGCGCCAACCGAAGGCCAACTGGGTCTGCGTGATGTCGCCGGTCCACTCGCGGTAGCGAAATCCGCCGACGCCTTCTTCAGTCGGTCCCGGCTGCCGCTGCGGCTCGCCGGACGGCAGCGATCCGTATTTGTCGTACACCGCGGCGAGCGCATCGTCGACGTCGACGTCGCCGACGATTGAGAGAACTGTATTTCCAGGATGATAAAAATTGCGATAAAAACCGACGAGCGCCTCGCGCGTGAGCGCGCGCAGCCCCGGCTCGCGGCCGATGCGCCACCGGCGAATGCGGTGGCGGTCGTGAATCAGCTCGTAGAGCGTTTCGGTGGACACCGCGCCGGGGCTGTCCGCCTTGCGCTTGGCCTCCTGGATGATCACCTCGAGCTCGCGGGCCAGCTCGCCGGCGTCGATCAGCGAGCGTGCATAGGCGTCGGCCTGGACGTCGAGCCCCTGCGCGAAGCCCGACGAGGGCAGGACGGTGTAATAGCTCGTGTGATCGTAGATCGTCGCCGCGTTGAGATAGCCGCCGACGGCCTTGGTCTGCTTGGCGATCTCGCCGACGCCGCGCGTTGGCGTGCCCTTGAAGTACATGTGCTCGAGCACGTGCGCGATGCCGATGATGTCGTCGGTCTCGTCGAAGTAGCCGGCGTTGACGTACGTCACGATCGCGACGACGGGCGCCGACCGGTCGCGCCGAATGAGCACGGTCAGGCCGTTGGGAAGCCGCGTCCGGACGACCGATGCGGGATCGATCGTCGTCGTGAGTGCTGAGGTTGTCACGTGCGATGGGAAATGGTTCAGGCTTTCGTCACTGGGACCTTACGAAGCATAACCAATCCCAACAGAACGCATGCCACTCCATACGCGACGTTCCACATCGCCCACTTCGTCGGAAACGGCAAGTCGACGAGGTTGCCCATCGCGTTCAGCCCGAGCGCCCAATCGTGCAGCTCCGTGAGCTTGCTTGTTGGCGGCGCGATCCACGTGAGCCAATGCTTGAACCCGGTCACGTGTTCCCACTTGTCCCACACGACCGCGCCGACGAGCAGCACCACGATGCCGATCAAGCCGTCGAAGCGCGTCAACACCGACGTCAGGAACACGATGCCGCCCACGACAACGAATCCGATGGCGGCAGCGGCGAGAATTTTCCAGTCGAACGCCGGCGGATGGAGCCGGCTCCAGACGAACAACAACACCGCTGAAACGACGAGGAAGCCGGCGAACTTCACGATCAGGCTCTGCGCATAAAACCGCGGCGGCGAGACAGGTTTCGCGAAGAGAAAGCGCGTGTATCCGCTGCTGCGGTCCACCGAGAAAATGCCGCTGACCGCGATGATCGGCGCCACGTACGTGAACATGGCGAACAGCTCGCGGAACAACCCGAGCCTCATCGGCGTGGTCATGGTCATGTGGCGCGCGCGCATCATCTCTTCGTTCGCGTCCATGTTGAGATGGATGAGCCAGCCGAGCATGCCGAACAGGAGCAGCGTGATGATTGCGATGTTGATCACGAAGTCGCGCGCCTGCCATTCGGCGTAGCGGCCGAGCCGGGCGTGCCGGCGCGGCAGCGGTGTGGAGAGAGCGGGAGCGCTCATTGGGCGACGGCCTCGCGGAATTGTTGTTCGAGCGCGGTGTGGACCGGAGAGACCGATACGACGAGGGTGCCGCGCGACAGCAGCTCGGCGAGCTCGCGGTTGAGCGTCTCGAGCGACCGGTCGGGGATGTCGAACTCGCCGGGACCGGCGGCGACGGCGTCGGTGAACACGGCCGTGACATGCTCGGCGCCCGCGGCGACGGCGATTCGATACGGCGTGTGCGCATCCGCCGTCGGGGCCGTCTTCAGATCCACGACGCGCTGCAGCCGGCCCCGGTCGATGATCACGACACGATCGGAAATGCGCTGCAGCTCGTCCAGATTGTGCGACGCGATGAAGATCACGCGATCGGGCCGGCGCATGTCGCCCACGAGATCGCGGAAGCGTTGCGTCCACATGGGATCGAGCCCGTGCGTCGGTTCGTCGAGGATGAGGATTCGCTCGTCGTGCAGCATGGCCTGCGCCAATCCGACGCGCTGCAGGTTGCCTTTTGATAGTTGTTTAATGAGTTTTTTTCGATGTTCGTCGAGACCCAGCTGCCCGACGACCGCGTCGACGCGCTCCTGCACGCGCGCGGGCTCGATCCCGGCGAGCAGCGCGTAGCGCCGCAGCGCGTTCTCGGTGCGCCAGCTGGGCGGAATGGCCACGAGCTCCGACAGATAGCCGATGCCGTGCCGCTCGATGAACGTGCGCGGCGACACGCCGTGAATCGTGACGCTCCCCGCGGTCGGACGCATGTATCCGAGCAGCAAGCCGATCAACGTGCTCTTGCCGGCGCCGTTCGGACCGGCCAGGCCCAGGACTTCGCCTTCGTTGATCGTGAGCGAGAAATCCGTCACCGCGTTGACCGTTCGTCCCAGCCAGCTGCGGTACGTCTTGGACACACCGGAGAATTGAATCACGAGCCGTCGGGGTGGGAGGAGGCCATCGGACGGAACCGGCCCAAGGTAGGCCTGGGATGTCGGGGCGGAAAGCCCTTTCCGCGTCAATCCCAAAAAGAACCACGGACCACGCCGGAATACACGGATCGGCCGGAGACTGCGTCACAAAAGAAGTAAACTGGCGTTACCAGTCTCTAACGCAGTTTCCCGACTTTCCGTGTCACTTCCGATGTTGTCCGTGTTTTCTTCTAGTGCGGAATCGGCGGCGGCTGCGTGGTCGATTGTCCCACCGCACCCGCCGGCGCCGCACAATTCGACCACGGTCCGGGGCCCGCGCGAGTGATGAACGTCGTGCCTTCCGACACCCGATTGAGGCGCATCAACGCGCAGCCCAGATAACCCTGTGACATCTTGTCCGTGGGATCGGCCTGCACGGCGCGCACGTAGAACCGCCGCGCCAACTCGGCGTTGCCCTGCTGCAACAGGCTCGCGCCCATCTCGCGCAGCGCGAGCGCGTTGTTCGGATCGAGCT from Gemmatimonadaceae bacterium carries:
- a CDS encoding alkaline phosphatase D family protein, with product MQRRDFLIDLTRIAALAAIVPNDWRVVHRPRFADDPFALGLASGDPSPAGAMLWTRLAPRPLDPHGGMNGSRAAVTWEVADDEGFTKIVQQGRATAVPELAYSVHVDVKGLAPDRWYYYRFHSGQATSGVGRVRTAPAEGAQTPLRLAFASCQHYEQGFYTAQQHLANEEIDAVAFLGDYIYEYGPNTANPRLHATAEVMDLEGYRGRYAQYKSDPALQAAHAAFPWLLITDDHEVDNNYAGLVSENEMESTEWMHARRAAAYQAWWEHQPVRVPHSNSWADLVQMRRLDWGALARIHLLDGRQYRSDQPCGDGDQAVPCGDWADPKHTMFGPDQEKWLSSGLASSRAHWQILANQVMFAPFDLTAGPTRTYHMDSWGGYPAAADRLLDSIGKYARNRTVLISGDIHSNWVNEIHARFTRDETPIVAAEFVGTSFTSGGDGSDRNAAVGALAAENPHLKWQNNRRGYVVCRFDGDVCEADYRIVPYVSKPGAPIQTATRWKTEHGKAGITQL
- a CDS encoding CDP-alcohol phosphatidyltransferase family protein, with the protein product MVSALRALPNAISFSRVVLAVAFVLVHGTDARLTLVAVAAATDFLDGFIARRARVTSRWGALIDPFADRVFALVAVSTFLFEGELSTIGYFVMISRDLMTAVGFLVARVVRWLKPVQFRARFSGKVVTALQMIAFIALLRFPGWITACLWLVGLSSLYSIVDYTYALWRERAQ
- a CDS encoding M28 family peptidase, which codes for MLRSTHAQVLIAGALLAACGARATVATPIASGPPPVVETVTFARGLDETAGLTRDSALAAALADVSPARIRNTDSMLVSFGTRNTFSDTMSTTRGIGAARRWIYSELSQYSRACNGCLKVEYFGQVQQVRRVAGRDTTFIPANIVDVLAWLPGRDTSRVIVMSGHYDSCVCAQPGGSFDSTSTAPGADDDGSGSSAVIELARVFSKHFPRGLDASIVLVTVAAEEQGLLGAQQLERRLHEQGYKIVAGMTDDIVGNVTTEDGTTDSTSMRIFAADPDNSPSRELGRYAWALDRVYMPSFEVVPVWRLDRIQRGGDHEPYVMAGDAGLRFTERLENYNRQHLPTDVFSHVNFGYVANLARVNAATVGSLAAAPATPANARAVRQGRAGPDPAGTTSAASATGGQAWTISWDPSPGAVNYELLVRRTTWPQWQDVVPLGNITRCTLRRQLDDEWAGVRAVSATGARSMAASMPAPNPPRGTPRPPTPRAPAGPPPPVCGG
- a CDS encoding S-adenosylmethionine decarboxylase → MNSHSHLTAEFIGVPVEQLRDSALLGGLLIAAASAAGFSLSGVPTVREHNTGGVSAMVLLDHGHLAVHALPERQTLLFDAVAPASHDFRKALEVLSRRLTARDVKTDTRGRG
- a CDS encoding cyclic nucleotide-binding domain-containing protein; translation: MAFGSARRAETISNPNGAPRTLASAHGRALASAFPGDTMAEVAELLKKVAIFKDLDDEELAQVAEVCKEEKFVSGEFIFREGEHGNRLYLIVEGDVRISRDVPGSGEEALAVLKPGALFGEMAVFDRSERSTHAISNGGTTCLTITRADFEMLLDFNREMAHKVLWACVRLLSSRLRSTNDSLRSFLAMSMF
- a CDS encoding ABC transporter ATP-binding protein produces the protein MIQFSGVSKTYRSWLGRTVNAVTDFSLTINEGEVLGLAGPNGAGKSTLIGLLLGYMRPTAGSVTIHGVSPRTFIERHGIGYLSELVAIPPSWRTENALRRYALLAGIEPARVQERVDAVVGQLGLDEHRKKLIKQLSKGNLQRVGLAQAMLHDERILILDEPTHGLDPMWTQRFRDLVGDMRRPDRVIFIASHNLDELQRISDRVVIIDRGRLQRVVDLKTAPTADAHTPYRIAVAAGAEHVTAVFTDAVAAGPGEFDIPDRSLETLNRELAELLSRGTLVVSVSPVHTALEQQFREAVAQ
- a CDS encoding pitrilysin family protein; this translates as MTTSALTTTIDPASVVRTRLPNGLTVLIRRDRSAPVVAIVTYVNAGYFDETDDIIGIAHVLEHMYFKGTPTRGVGEIAKQTKAVGGYLNAATIYDHTSYYTVLPSSGFAQGLDVQADAYARSLIDAGELARELEVIIQEAKRKADSPGAVSTETLYELIHDRHRIRRWRIGREPGLRALTREALVGFYRNFYHPGNTVLSIVGDVDVDDALAAVYDKYGSLPSGEPQRQPGPTEEGVGGFRYREWTGDITQTQLAFGWRTPGTTRPDTPALDLLAAVIGSGRASRLYRAVRERRLASSITAYNYTPTQIGVFVVHAETPPETAADAGRAAWDQLRAVRDGDLGELEVERAKRIYESQWVRRFEDMEGQANYLAEWEALGDWRMGDRYFERLMTTTRDDLIAAADRYLNPDNAGVVVYRPNGSAPVSTGAHEMRELLDREPRPPELTPPKPYQPHILPAAQRPAFEREEAGVRVYRTVNGMPILVRRKPGAPLLHVGIYAIGGASDEPAKLAGLTGLMARTATKGTTSRNALQIAEEAEMLGGSVSAASGAESFGWAISVPTHSAAAAVELLADVVQHPTFKDDALETERAIAIADVIAMRDDMFRYPMRLATQAAFAGHPYGTPASGTEDTLRRITVDAVRDWHASHALESASAIALVADGDPDELAQIAARAFADIRYTPPRTLAAPRWPNTLTSIVEPRDRAQTALAMLFPGPARNDDSRFAAGMIASVASGLGGRFFDELRDKRSLCYTVHAFAMERRLAGTFGAYIATNPEQEDAARQGLLTEFRRLREEPVTADELNRAKTYAIGSHAIRQQSGGAVLADMVDAFLFGSLSELTTFDANVRAVTAESIRAMAEHCFDQSRRVEGVVRGTGKAV